In the genome of Microcoleus sp. FACHB-672, one region contains:
- a CDS encoding phosphoenolpyruvate carboxylase: MSSLLHSSDQAISVTSTDLFLRHRLKVVEDLWESVLRSECGQEFVDLLRRLRDLCSPEGQAPDFMGSEVLSIVEKLDLNDAIRAARAFALYFQLINIVEQHYEQREQQLAQAGGKGVGSQIFPKPEVEAHSGGPEADLLEKSWHEPSQRRRDIGTFDTLFPRLQSLNVPPKQIQKLIERLDIRLVFTAHPTEIVRQTMRAKQRRIAKILQQLDQQEENTTTLPDPALLMANAEASVTGVSSWEAQLLDEQLTEEIRLWWRTDELHQFKPTVLDEVEYTLHYFNEVLFDVLPKLYQRLKHSLKVSFPYLQPPRHNFCNFGSWVGADRDGNPSVTPQITWQTACYQRHVVLEKYAQSLRQLTELLSLSLHWSDVLPELLESLEQDRQQMPEIYEQLAIRYRQEPYRLKLSYVLKRLENTRDRNWRLYNGDDWQRQIREIPIVPTYRSGNDFLAELRMIQRNLSATGLSCRELETLICQVEIYGFTLAHLDMRQESSRHSDTISEIAEYLQVLPKCYNELSESERTLWLATELQTRRPLIPTELPFSEKTNEAVETFRILRALQQEFGPEICQTYVISMSHEASDLLEVLLLAKEAGLYDPATGISSLQVVPLFETVEDLKRAPAVMQSLFELPLYRAMLAGGYERWKKENEESQLKQESTVVNSQFSNQNSLQEVMLGYSDSNKDSGFLSSNWEIHKAQKALQNVAEPYGIGLRIFHGRGGSVGRGGGPAYEAILAQPCNSIGGRIKITEQGEVLASKYTLADLAIYNLESISAAVIQASLLGTGFDDIQPWNEIMEELSARSRSHYRDLIYEQPDFIEFFNQVTPIDEISQLQISSRPARRSSGKKELSNLRAIPWVFSWTQTRFLLPSWYGVGTALQSFLNEQPEEHMKLLRYFYFKWPFFKMVISKVEMTLSKVDLQIAHHYVRELAKPEDQARFEALFEQIASEYHLTRDLVLTITGHKRLLDGDPVLQRSVQLRNGTIVPLGLLQVSLLKRLRQHSTNSVPGVIHSRYSKAELLRGALLTINGIAAGMRNTG, encoded by the coding sequence ATGAGTTCGCTACTCCACTCCTCAGATCAGGCAATCAGTGTCACCTCAACCGATCTGTTCTTGCGACATCGTCTCAAAGTCGTGGAGGACTTATGGGAGTCTGTACTGCGATCCGAGTGTGGTCAGGAATTCGTAGACTTGTTGAGACGCCTGCGCGATCTGTGTTCCCCGGAAGGTCAAGCGCCCGATTTCATGGGATCGGAAGTCTTAAGCATTGTAGAAAAACTGGATCTCAATGATGCAATTCGAGCCGCCCGCGCCTTTGCCTTGTATTTCCAGCTGATCAATATCGTCGAACAGCACTATGAGCAACGAGAGCAACAGCTAGCCCAAGCCGGCGGCAAAGGAGTCGGATCTCAAATATTCCCCAAACCTGAAGTAGAAGCTCACAGTGGTGGCCCAGAAGCCGATTTACTCGAAAAAAGCTGGCATGAACCCAGCCAGCGACGCCGGGACATCGGCACCTTCGACACCCTGTTTCCTCGCCTGCAAAGCCTTAACGTGCCACCGAAACAGATCCAGAAATTGATCGAGCGTCTGGATATTCGGTTAGTGTTTACCGCTCACCCCACGGAAATTGTCCGCCAGACAATGCGGGCCAAGCAGCGGCGCATTGCCAAGATTCTGCAACAGCTTGACCAACAAGAGGAAAACACGACCACGTTGCCTGATCCGGCCCTGCTCATGGCCAACGCGGAAGCTAGCGTCACGGGGGTTTCTTCTTGGGAAGCCCAACTCCTGGACGAACAGCTGACCGAAGAAATCCGGCTTTGGTGGCGCACCGACGAGCTGCATCAGTTTAAACCAACCGTGCTTGATGAAGTGGAATACACCCTCCACTACTTCAACGAAGTGCTGTTTGATGTACTGCCGAAACTCTATCAGCGCCTGAAGCATTCTTTGAAGGTGTCTTTTCCCTATTTGCAACCGCCGCGTCACAACTTCTGCAATTTCGGTTCTTGGGTTGGAGCAGATCGAGATGGCAACCCTTCAGTCACACCGCAAATTACTTGGCAAACGGCTTGCTATCAGCGCCATGTCGTTTTAGAGAAATACGCCCAGTCGCTGCGGCAGCTAACGGAGCTGTTGAGCTTGTCACTGCACTGGAGCGATGTTTTGCCAGAACTGCTGGAGTCGTTGGAACAAGACCGGCAGCAGATGCCAGAAATTTATGAGCAGCTAGCCATTCGCTATCGCCAGGAACCTTACCGTTTAAAACTTTCTTATGTGCTCAAGCGGTTGGAAAACACCCGTGATCGCAACTGGCGTCTGTATAACGGTGATGATTGGCAGCGGCAAATTCGGGAAATCCCCATCGTCCCCACTTACCGCTCTGGGAACGACTTTTTGGCAGAATTACGGATGATTCAGCGTAACCTTTCCGCCACAGGTTTGAGCTGTCGGGAATTGGAAACGCTCATTTGTCAGGTGGAAATTTACGGGTTTACTTTGGCGCACCTGGATATGCGTCAAGAATCATCCCGGCACAGCGACACTATTAGCGAAATTGCTGAATACTTGCAAGTTTTGCCCAAGTGTTATAACGAATTGTCAGAATCAGAGCGCACGCTGTGGCTGGCAACTGAGTTGCAAACACGGCGACCGTTAATCCCAACTGAGCTGCCGTTTAGCGAAAAAACGAACGAGGCGGTTGAAACCTTCCGCATTTTACGAGCGCTTCAGCAAGAGTTTGGCCCAGAAATCTGCCAAACCTACGTGATTAGCATGAGCCATGAGGCGAGCGACTTGTTAGAAGTGTTGCTGCTGGCGAAGGAAGCCGGTTTGTATGATCCAGCCACCGGCATCAGTAGCCTTCAAGTTGTGCCTTTGTTTGAAACGGTCGAAGACCTTAAACGTGCGCCGGCTGTGATGCAAAGTTTGTTTGAATTGCCGCTGTATCGCGCCATGCTTGCCGGCGGCTATGAGAGATGGAAAAAGGAGAATGAAGAGAGCCAACTCAAGCAAGAGTCAACCGTTGTGAATTCTCAATTCTCAAATCAGAATTCTCTGCAAGAGGTGATGCTGGGTTACTCTGACAGCAATAAAGATTCAGGATTTCTTAGCAGCAACTGGGAGATTCATAAAGCTCAAAAAGCCTTGCAAAATGTTGCTGAGCCGTATGGAATTGGCTTGCGAATCTTCCACGGACGCGGGGGTTCTGTCGGGCGGGGTGGTGGCCCTGCTTATGAGGCGATTTTGGCGCAACCTTGTAACAGTATTGGCGGACGGATCAAAATTACTGAGCAGGGGGAAGTTTTAGCATCAAAATATACTCTGGCCGATTTAGCAATTTACAACTTAGAAAGTATTTCCGCTGCGGTCATTCAAGCAAGTTTGCTAGGCACCGGCTTTGATGATATCCAACCTTGGAATGAAATTATGGAAGAGTTGTCCGCACGTTCACGATCTCACTATCGTGATTTGATATACGAGCAACCTGATTTCATCGAATTCTTCAATCAAGTGACCCCCATCGACGAAATCAGCCAGTTGCAGATATCTTCCAGGCCGGCACGCCGCAGCAGTGGGAAAAAAGAGCTATCTAATTTGCGGGCAATTCCTTGGGTGTTTAGCTGGACGCAAACCCGGTTTCTTCTTCCTTCTTGGTATGGAGTGGGGACGGCGCTGCAAAGCTTTTTGAACGAGCAGCCAGAAGAACACATGAAACTGCTACGCTACTTTTACTTTAAGTGGCCTTTCTTCAAAATGGTGATTTCTAAAGTAGAAATGACGCTTTCTAAAGTAGATTTGCAAATCGCTCATCACTACGTTCGCGAACTAGCCAAACCTGAAGATCAAGCTCGCTTTGAAGCGCTATTTGAACAAATTGCTAGTGAATATCACCTCACGCGTGATTTAGTGCTAACAATTACAGGGCACAAGCGGCTATTGGATGGCGATCCGGTTCTTCAGCGTTCGGTGCAACTGCGAAATGGAACCATTGTTCCCCTCGGTTTGTTGCAAGTTTCTCTGTTAAAACGTTTGCGTCAGCACAGCACGAATTCGGTTCCCGGTGTGATTCACTCGCGCTATAGCAAAGCGGAATTGCTACGAGGCGCTCTGTTAACAATTAATGGCATTGCTGCCGGCATGAGAAATACCGGGTGA
- a CDS encoding Ig-like domain-containing protein, with the protein MSTSNSTSGNDFVLGTPDTDNLQALAGDDVVLGLEENDQAEGDAGQDFLDGNIGDDRIFGGSGSDIVRGGKNNDELFAGGEDDVVLGDLGNDIGLGEVGRDILFGNQGTDYLAGNEDNDTLQGGQGNDILRGGKNNDYLLGERNDDIIAGDLGDDIGSGGTGSDILFGNQDADWLGGNEQNDSLYGGKQNDILHGGRDDDHLFGELDDDVLAGDLGDDIGLGDVGNDYVFGNQGADWVAGNEGNDTIYGGKDNDTGHGGKDNDMVCGDLGDDVVSGDLGDDLVCGGAGTDVLFGNEGNDWLGGNENEDTLQGGNGNDSLFGGMENDFIYGEEGNDVLAGDIGADTVFGNNGNDTFIIGRRNDVPGYRTTGGPELSDADWFLDFGSDDLISLIGGLTSAELNIFAGTEAYAGYTIIQDNVLGEYLAIIKGTQPNSFVRDTYQLTYRPTSAPTDGGDGSPVIPGDGGGGVIPGGGGTPGGGGTPGGGGTPGGGGTPGGGGTPGGGGTPGGNTAPVAVNDAVTTDEDVAVTLPNVLTNDTDANRDALKISGITNPANGTLVNNGDGTFVYTPTANFNGTDSFTYTLSDPKGATDTGTVTITVNPINDAPVATGDNAFTTTEDKPVQIPNLLANVTDPDGDPLTVTEIGTPQNGTLTPNDDGTYTYTPAPNFNGTDSFTYTISDGKGGTTTNTVTIDVGEQNDGPVAVADAVTTDEDVPVTIPNVLTNDTEGDGGVLKISTITNPANGTVVNNGDGTFVYTPTANFNGTDSFTYTVSDPEGATDTSTVTITVNPINDAPVFTGDNAFTTNENTPVQIPNLLENFTDPDGDPLTVTEIGTPQNGTLTPNDDGTYTYTPAPNFNGTDSFTYTVSDGKGGTTTNTVTIDVADGGTPPPPVNTAPVAVNDAVATDEDASVTIPNVLSNDTDADGDALTITGITNPANGTVVNNGDGTFVYTPAANFSGTDSFNYTVSDPQGATAAGAVTITVNPVNDAPTISDVADQITTPDTTTGAIPFTIGDVDTELANLTVTATSSNPALVADADITLIGTGPERKVTVTPIAGQVGTTTITLAVSDGVATTTDTFNLAVYAPIAPNDITRKVLLSSPLQIAPAELLANDIDPTGQGLTITAVSDAVNGTVAMNPQTGLITFQAIKDFSGLGSFTYTVQDSNGGTATATVTVPVTPVVELASIATNTNVPVGTGGFPINGETPGDNAGNSVSGIGDLNGDGLTDMIVATNQADPNGVVNAGKAYVVYGKATPTPINLTEVNAGIGGFAISGEGTNDQAGHEVSGATDFNGDGVVDVIIGARYADVGALGNAGKAYIVYGKTDGTPVALSQVAAGTGGAVLLGQAGADQLGSSVSEAGDVNGDGIGDVIIGAPSATVGANTSTGKSYVVFGRANGTAPSISDVVAGIGGFVINGEAVGDQSGSSVRSAGDVNGDGLADVIVGAPLADAGANDSGKAYVVFGKADGTAVSLAEVTAGTGGFVINGIDPGTRAGRSVSGAGDVNGDGFTDLVIGARGTNNTAAGNSYVVFGKAEGTAVNLTAVEAGTGGFVINGEPTNDTTGRPVRSAGDINADGLADIILGASIADVNGPQSGKAYVIFGKTGTEALNLNEVATGMGGFAINGESPQDLAGTGVRGAGDVNGDGFFDVVVGAPGTTPNNAAGRSYVVHGGNFTGSVTQQGGAGADLLTGTAAADVLVGGGGNDTLTGVGGPEVLYGGPGDDILGVNDGSFIRLDGGTGIDTLRIDGTGINLNLAAIANPRMSSIEQMDLTGAANNSLGLTHLEVLGLTDIRKQLIVNGIAGNVVTLQDQGWTPGGQLALNGNTYNQYTNGNASLLLDTDITVQNVA; encoded by the coding sequence ATGTCAACGAGCAACAGTACATCAGGGAATGATTTTGTTCTAGGTACTCCGGATACAGATAATCTTCAAGCGCTAGCCGGCGACGATGTAGTTTTGGGACTAGAGGAAAATGACCAAGCTGAAGGCGACGCAGGTCAGGACTTTCTCGATGGCAACATCGGCGACGATAGAATATTTGGGGGTTCTGGAAGTGACATCGTGCGGGGCGGGAAAAATAACGATGAGCTATTTGCTGGGGGTGAAGATGACGTCGTCTTGGGCGACTTGGGGAACGACATCGGTTTAGGTGAAGTTGGACGCGATATTCTCTTTGGTAACCAAGGTACTGATTACCTGGCTGGCAACGAAGACAACGATACCCTGCAAGGTGGCCAAGGAAATGATATCCTTCGCGGGGGCAAGAACAACGACTACCTGTTGGGCGAACGAAATGATGACATAATCGCCGGCGACCTGGGGGATGACATTGGTTCAGGTGGCACCGGCAGCGATATTCTGTTTGGCAACCAAGATGCCGACTGGTTGGGTGGCAATGAACAAAACGACTCCCTGTATGGCGGCAAACAAAATGACATTCTGCATGGCGGTCGAGACGACGACCACCTATTTGGCGAACTAGATGATGACGTACTCGCCGGCGATCTAGGGGACGACATCGGTTTGGGTGACGTCGGCAACGATTATGTGTTTGGCAACCAAGGTGCTGATTGGGTTGCTGGCAACGAAGGCAACGATACCATCTATGGCGGTAAGGATAATGATACCGGCCACGGTGGTAAAGATAACGACATGGTCTGTGGCGATCTCGGCGATGACGTGGTATCTGGCGACTTGGGAGATGACCTCGTTTGCGGGGGTGCCGGCACAGATGTTTTATTTGGCAACGAAGGCAACGACTGGCTTGGTGGTAACGAAAACGAGGATACACTTCAGGGCGGCAACGGCAATGACTCCTTGTTCGGTGGGATGGAAAATGACTTCATCTATGGCGAAGAAGGTAATGACGTACTTGCCGGCGACATCGGTGCCGATACAGTCTTCGGCAACAATGGCAATGACACGTTTATTATTGGCCGGCGCAACGATGTTCCAGGCTATCGTACTACCGGCGGCCCGGAACTCTCTGACGCAGACTGGTTCCTCGACTTTGGCAGTGATGACCTTATTTCATTGATAGGCGGTTTGACATCAGCCGAACTAAATATCTTTGCCGGCACTGAGGCGTACGCCGGTTATACGATTATTCAAGATAATGTTCTCGGCGAATATTTAGCCATTATCAAGGGCACCCAGCCGAACTCTTTCGTCCGCGACACTTACCAGCTGACTTACCGGCCTACCTCAGCACCGACTGACGGTGGTGATGGAAGTCCTGTTATACCGGGCGATGGTGGCGGTGGCGTTATACCCGGCGGTGGCGGTACACCCGGCGGTGGCGGTACACCCGGCGGTGGCGGTACACCCGGCGGTGGCGGTACACCCGGCGGTGGCGGTACACCCGGCGGTGGCGGTACACCCGGCGGAAATACTGCCCCAGTTGCCGTAAACGATGCGGTGACGACTGATGAAGATGTGGCCGTTACTCTGCCGAACGTGTTAACCAATGATACGGATGCTAATCGCGACGCACTCAAAATTAGCGGCATCACCAACCCGGCGAACGGAACCTTGGTGAATAACGGCGATGGCACGTTTGTCTACACACCGACAGCCAACTTTAATGGCACCGATAGCTTTACTTACACACTTTCAGACCCTAAAGGGGCGACAGACACCGGCACAGTCACAATTACCGTCAATCCGATCAATGATGCGCCGGTTGCCACAGGTGACAATGCATTCACTACAACCGAAGACAAGCCGGTACAGATTCCTAACCTATTAGCAAATGTCACAGATCCCGATGGTGATCCCCTAACGGTGACGGAGATCGGGACGCCACAAAATGGCACTTTGACTCCAAATGATGACGGCACCTATACATACACCCCAGCACCGAATTTCAACGGGACAGACAGCTTCACCTACACGATTTCAGACGGCAAGGGCGGCACAACGACTAACACGGTAACGATTGATGTTGGCGAGCAAAATGATGGGCCGGTTGCTGTAGCCGATGCAGTGACGACAGATGAAGATGTGCCGGTGACGATTCCGAACGTGTTAACTAATGACACAGAGGGTGATGGCGGCGTCCTCAAGATTAGCACCATCACCAACCCAGCGAACGGCACCGTGGTCAATAACGGCGACGGCACGTTTGTTTATACACCAACAGCCAATTTTAATGGCACCGATAGCTTTACCTACACAGTTTCAGACCCTGAGGGCGCGACAGACACCAGCACTGTCACAATTACCGTCAATCCAATCAATGATGCGCCGGTTTTTACAGGTGACAATGCGTTCACCACAAACGAAAACACGCCGGTACAGATTCCTAACCTGTTAGAGAATTTCACAGATCCCGACGGTGATCCCCTAACGGTGACGGAGATCGGAACGCCGCAAAATGGCACTTTGACTCCAAATGATGACGGCACCTATACATACACCCCAGCACCGAATTTCAACGGGACAGACAGCTTCACCTACACAGTTTCAGATGGCAAGGGTGGCACCACGACTAACACGGTAACGATTGATGTTGCTGATGGCGGCACACCCCCACCCCCTGTAAACACCGCCCCAGTTGCAGTAAACGATGCGGTCGCCACTGATGAAGATGCGTCGGTGACGATTCCGAACGTCTTATCCAATGACACGGATGCTGATGGCGATGCCCTCACAATTACTGGCATCACCAATCCGGCTAATGGCACCGTGGTAAATAATGGCGACGGCACATTTGTCTATACACCGGCAGCCAATTTCAGCGGGACAGACAGCTTTAATTACACAGTGTCCGACCCTCAAGGGGCCACAGCAGCCGGCGCAGTCACAATTACCGTAAACCCGGTTAATGATGCGCCAACGATTAGCGATGTCGCTGATCAAATTACCACCCCAGACACTACCACTGGGGCGATTCCATTCACTATCGGTGATGTAGATACTGAACTGGCCAATTTAACCGTCACCGCGACTTCTTCCAATCCGGCTTTGGTGGCAGATGCCGATATTACACTAATCGGCACCGGCCCTGAGCGCAAGGTGACAGTGACTCCAATTGCCGGCCAAGTGGGCACCACTACCATCACACTCGCTGTTAGCGACGGGGTGGCAACGACGACCGATACATTTAATCTGGCAGTCTATGCGCCAATTGCCCCTAATGACATTACGCGGAAGGTGTTGTTAAGTAGTCCCTTGCAAATTGCTCCAGCAGAACTGCTGGCTAACGACATCGATCCCACCGGCCAAGGACTGACGATTACTGCCGTGTCCGATGCTGTCAATGGCACGGTAGCTATGAACCCACAAACTGGGCTGATTACTTTCCAGGCAATTAAGGATTTTTCGGGACTCGGCTCTTTTACCTACACCGTGCAAGATAGCAATGGCGGCACGGCAACAGCGACAGTCACAGTACCTGTTACTCCTGTCGTAGAGTTGGCTTCAATTGCTACAAACACGAACGTGCCGGTGGGAACCGGCGGCTTTCCCATCAACGGCGAAACACCCGGAGACAATGCCGGCAATTCGGTGAGCGGCATCGGGGATCTCAATGGTGATGGCCTTACAGACATGATTGTTGCCACGAACCAAGCTGACCCCAACGGCGTTGTTAACGCCGGCAAAGCTTATGTGGTTTATGGCAAGGCAACTCCCACTCCAATTAATTTAACCGAAGTCAATGCCGGCATCGGCGGCTTTGCCATCAGCGGCGAGGGAACAAATGACCAAGCCGGTCATGAGGTTAGTGGGGCGACGGATTTCAACGGCGATGGTGTTGTAGATGTAATTATCGGCGCTCGCTATGCTGACGTTGGTGCCCTTGGCAATGCCGGCAAAGCTTATATCGTCTACGGAAAGACAGACGGCACCCCGGTTGCTTTAAGCCAAGTGGCTGCCGGCACCGGCGGTGCAGTTCTCTTAGGTCAGGCGGGAGCCGATCAGCTCGGCAGTTCGGTGAGTGAGGCAGGGGATGTCAATGGCGATGGCATTGGAGATGTAATTATCGGTGCACCCAGCGCGACTGTTGGTGCAAATACCTCTACTGGGAAATCCTATGTGGTATTTGGCAGAGCAAATGGCACTGCACCCTCAATTAGCGATGTTGTTGCAGGTATTGGCGGTTTTGTGATCAACGGCGAAGCGGTCGGTGATCAGTCGGGTTCTTCCGTCAGGTCAGCAGGGGATGTCAATGGCGACGGCCTAGCTGATGTGATTGTGGGTGCTCCGTTGGCCGATGCCGGCGCGAATGACTCGGGTAAAGCCTACGTGGTTTTTGGCAAAGCTGATGGGACGGCGGTGAGTCTGGCTGAGGTAACAGCCGGCACTGGCGGCTTTGTGATCAATGGCATAGACCCAGGCACCCGTGCCGGTCGCTCCGTAAGTGGCGCTGGAGATGTCAATGGCGATGGTTTTACTGACCTAGTCATCGGTGCTCGTGGTACCAACAATACGGCTGCCGGCAATTCTTATGTGGTGTTTGGTAAGGCAGAGGGGACAGCCGTTAATCTCACCGCCGTGGAAGCCGGTACCGGCGGCTTTGTTATCAACGGTGAGCCAACAAATGACACGACAGGGCGTCCGGTACGGTCGGCAGGGGATATTAACGCAGATGGCCTGGCTGATATTATTTTGGGCGCGAGTATTGCTGATGTAAATGGCCCTCAATCTGGGAAAGCCTACGTGATTTTCGGCAAAACTGGCACTGAGGCGCTTAACTTGAATGAAGTGGCCACCGGCATGGGCGGGTTTGCCATTAACGGGGAGTCGCCGCAAGACTTAGCCGGTACTGGAGTCAGGGGGGCCGGAGATGTCAATGGCGATGGCTTCTTTGATGTGGTTGTGGGTGCTCCAGGGACGACCCCCAACAATGCTGCAGGAAGATCCTACGTGGTTCATGGGGGCAATTTCACCGGCTCTGTGACCCAGCAGGGAGGTGCCGGCGCTGATCTGCTGACCGGCACGGCGGCGGCTGACGTTCTGGTTGGTGGTGGCGGCAACGATACCCTCACGGGTGTCGGCGGCCCGGAAGTTCTCTATGGTGGACCCGGTGATGACATTCTCGGGGTTAACGATGGGAGTTTCATCCGTCTCGACGGTGGCACCGGCATCGATACCCTACGTATTGATGGAACCGGTATCAATCTTAACTTGGCTGCTATTGCCAATCCCCGGATGTCTAGCATCGAGCAAATGGACCTCACGGGTGCCGCCAACAACAGCTTGGGACTGACCCATCTGGAAGTCTTGGGTCTGACGGATATCAGAAAGCAGCTAATTGTTAATGGGATTGCCGGTAATGTGGTGACGTTACAAGATCAAGGCTGGACGCCTGGCGGTCAGCTCGCCCTGAATGGCAACACCTACAACCAATACACCAACGGCAATGCTTCCCTGTTACTGGATACAGACATTACCGTGCAAAACGTTGCTTAA
- the bioD gene encoding dethiobiotin synthase, whose translation MNALLITGTDTDAGKTVLTAALAAYRQTYCTSQTLGIMKPIQSGVGDRELYQRWFSSEQSLEEITPLFFQAPLAPPIAAEREGRRVELEQVWSAFEALRRRFDFVLVEALGGLGSPITHELTVADLARDWRISTVLVVPVKLGAISQAVANVALARLAGVPLKGIVLNCVQPRTEQEIADWAPADLVSSLTQMPVLGCLPYLDDPTDRAKLAQVASHLELERFMPVANAFSLSSNNTSRAAG comes from the coding sequence ATGAATGCCCTTCTGATTACTGGAACGGATACAGATGCCGGTAAGACTGTTTTGACGGCAGCTTTAGCTGCTTACCGGCAGACTTACTGCACGTCCCAAACCTTGGGAATTATGAAGCCTATTCAGTCGGGGGTGGGCGATCGCGAACTGTACCAACGTTGGTTTTCTTCTGAGCAATCTTTAGAAGAAATCACGCCCTTATTTTTTCAGGCACCCTTGGCACCGCCGATCGCAGCGGAACGGGAAGGACGGCGGGTGGAGTTAGAACAGGTTTGGTCGGCTTTTGAAGCGCTGCGACGTCGGTTTGATTTTGTGCTGGTGGAAGCCCTGGGGGGACTGGGTTCGCCGATTACGCACGAATTGACTGTGGCAGATTTGGCGAGAGATTGGCGAATTTCGACGGTTTTAGTGGTGCCGGTGAAATTGGGGGCGATCTCGCAAGCAGTTGCCAATGTTGCCTTAGCCAGACTTGCCGGTGTTCCTCTCAAAGGAATTGTCCTCAATTGTGTACAACCCCGTACAGAGCAAGAAATTGCTGACTGGGCACCGGCTGATTTGGTGAGTTCTTTAACTCAGATGCCGGTTTTAGGCTGCTTGCCTTACTTGGATGATCCAACAGATCGGGCCAAACTCGCCCAAGTTGCCTCGCACTTAGAGCTTGAACGGTTCATGCCGGTGGCTAATGCCTTTAGCTTGTCCTCTAACAACACAAGCCGAGCCGCCGGTTGA